Proteins encoded within one genomic window of Pedobacter africanus:
- a CDS encoding SusD/RagB family nutrient-binding outer membrane lipoprotein — MKTIRYFIICCLCLSIFTSACKKELDDAFHNPEINPNKGSLFPGLFNGMLYTWKFYIQDYGEWWWELQGSGGLGIAGYTQVSQRYITDRYPWFADFDNLTGDVAFGADGQIWNNRFKDYYAGTGQGDDFARGMRNWAIMKNELPNLAGQQLDDNAVFYSLATVLKGQGALITVDFYNSIPYSEAFRGAEAIFFAKYDDPKEVYVSVLNDMKKAYEELPGLYAKMSIPGKAIFAQQDIAFKGDIQKWLQYINATRLKYAVRISGVEEAIAKQHIQDVLSKNNLPTMDFTFPFATDHDPQSGGTWIRGLNEGWPATFIPNIIMKRLNKGLPAYEPGIDDPRLPVLALPTKYSNLAVTPQIGDYRGVSYDADGQKPAYVAGERYYTGTPSTGDINQVFIQNSKSLYNWATFALNRKFPIYMMSLAETDLLLAEISLKNLGTTGKTPGDHIKDAIVNSTNFWYTVNALSTYEISRPLLHPPKPSPAIVDTYANTIRTQFNAQGNLEDQMEVLMQQKYLHLNLMGPYELWAELRRTRHPKLEPMTFNAKVMKPMPERLKYPSSEQQTNTENYLKVRAEDNFTSPIFWVPAAKRNVKPYWDNYNYQ; from the coding sequence ATGAAAACAATAAGATATTTTATAATTTGTTGCCTGTGTTTAAGCATTTTCACTTCTGCCTGCAAAAAGGAACTGGACGATGCATTTCACAATCCAGAAATTAACCCCAACAAGGGAAGTTTGTTTCCTGGCTTATTTAATGGAATGTTATATACCTGGAAGTTCTATATCCAGGATTATGGCGAGTGGTGGTGGGAGCTTCAGGGAAGCGGCGGATTAGGTATTGCTGGCTATACCCAGGTTTCACAGCGTTACATCACCGACAGGTATCCCTGGTTTGCTGATTTTGATAATTTGACCGGGGACGTTGCTTTTGGTGCCGATGGACAAATCTGGAACAACAGGTTTAAAGATTATTATGCAGGAACGGGTCAGGGCGATGATTTTGCCAGAGGGATGCGGAACTGGGCTATTATGAAAAATGAATTGCCAAACCTGGCGGGGCAGCAGCTGGATGATAATGCTGTTTTTTATTCCCTGGCTACGGTTTTAAAAGGGCAAGGAGCCTTAATTACTGTCGATTTCTATAATAGCATTCCCTATTCTGAAGCGTTTAGAGGTGCCGAAGCAATTTTCTTTGCGAAATATGATGATCCTAAGGAAGTGTATGTATCGGTATTGAACGATATGAAAAAAGCTTATGAAGAACTTCCAGGTCTTTATGCTAAAATGTCTATACCCGGTAAAGCTATTTTTGCTCAACAGGACATCGCTTTTAAAGGAGATATTCAAAAATGGCTCCAGTATATCAACGCTACAAGGTTAAAATATGCCGTAAGGATTTCTGGTGTAGAAGAAGCTATTGCCAAACAGCACATACAGGATGTATTGTCGAAAAACAACCTGCCGACTATGGATTTTACGTTTCCATTTGCAACAGATCATGACCCGCAGAGTGGAGGTACCTGGATCAGGGGACTAAATGAAGGCTGGCCAGCTACTTTTATCCCGAACATCATCATGAAAAGATTAAACAAAGGTCTTCCTGCTTACGAGCCAGGTATTGATGACCCTCGTTTGCCAGTACTTGCTTTGCCCACCAAATATAGCAACCTGGCGGTGACACCTCAGATAGGTGATTACAGGGGGGTAAGTTACGATGCAGATGGGCAAAAACCTGCCTATGTTGCTGGTGAAAGGTATTATACAGGTACACCGTCTACAGGTGACATTAATCAGGTTTTTATTCAGAATTCAAAATCCTTATATAATTGGGCAACATTTGCATTAAACAGAAAGTTTCCAATTTACATGATGTCATTGGCTGAAACGGATTTGCTTTTAGCGGAAATCTCCCTCAAAAATCTGGGAACTACTGGTAAAACCCCAGGCGATCACATTAAAGATGCAATTGTAAATTCGACTAACTTCTGGTATACGGTTAACGCTTTAAGTACTTACGAAATCAGCAGGCCATTACTTCATCCGCCTAAACCTAGTCCTGCCATTGTGGATACTTATGCTAATACTATAAGAACGCAGTTTAATGCGCAGGGTAACCTGGAAGACCAGATGGAGGTACTGATGCAGCAGAAGTATTTGCATCTGAACTTAATGGGACCTTACGAGTTATGGGCTGAGTTGAGAAGAACAAGACATCCTAAATTAGAGCCAATGACCTTTAATGCCAAAGTGATGAAGCCTATGCCTGAAAGGTTGAAATATCCGAGCAGTGAGCAACAAACGAATACAGAAAATTACCTGAAGGTTCGTGCTGAGGACAATTTCACTTCACCTATTTTCTGGGTACCTGCGGCAAAACGGAATGTTAAGCCTTATTGGGATAATTACAATTACCAGTAA